A segment of the Longimicrobium sp. genome:
ATGCGCGCCCGACAGGGCCGGGACGCCGCCGCGACACGGGGTATCGTCGCGGCGGTGGCCCGGCGCGGTTGGGCACAGTCGTATCGTGCCCTACCGCGCGCGCAGCCCGGCCCGGAGCGCAGCGGAGGGACACGCCCCAAACGGCAGTGCGAAGTCCTGGGTGCGAAGTGCGAAAACGTGTGAATGCGAAAGCGCGGTGGACCGGGAGCCGATCCACCGCGCACTTCGCACCTCGCACTTCGCACTGGTCTAATCCGCGCGGGCGAGGCGGGCGGCGTCGCAGCCGTTGCTGCCCGACTCCAGCGAGAGCACCATGCGCCCGCCCACGGGCATGCTGGACTCGATGCGCACGGGGACGCGGCGGCCGTCGTCGGTGAAGTGGAGCCGCACCACGCCGTCGCCGCGGTAGTGCGCGGGGTCCTTCACCCGCATCTCCACCTCGACGGTCTGGAACGTCCCGGCGGGCACCCGGGTCTGCCCCCGCCCCACCACCCTCACCACCACCGGGTTGCGCCCTGCCTCGTAGTGGCGGTCGAGGGTGTAGGCGTCGCCGGCGGCCAGGCGCAGGGTGCGGATGAAGTAGATGAACGACAGCTCGTCGAGCGGCGCGGCGGTGGGCATGGCGCCGCCCTGGCCGCCGGCCGCCTGCCAGCGGCGCGCGCCGGGGTCCATCCGCACGTCCTGGCTGCGCGAGGCCAGCGGCGAGCGCTCGCTCTTCGTGTAGCGGTACGACGCCAGCTCCGCGGGGTCGAACCACGAGCGGGTGCGGTCCTCGACGCGCGCGGGGCCGAAGCGCCCGCTGAAGTCGAAGCGCAGCAGGTAGGTCCGCCGCCCGTTCACCGCCTCGCCGCCCTCGACGGCCATGGTGCCCGTGCCGATGCGCCCCAGCCGCGTGCTGCCGCGGTAGACGCACTGCTCGCCGGGCCCGAAGGGAAGCTCGCGCCCGCCCTCCTGCGCCCGCGCGCCGCCCGCCGCGAGCAGCGCCGCCGCGGCCAGCGCGAAGGCGAGCCCCGCCGGCTGGACGGCCTCCGCCGCGCTCTCCAGGCTCCTAGTCATGGTCTCCCCCTTGCGATTCGCTGTCCGCCCGATGTCCTTTTCGCCGGTGCAAGGTGGCGCGGCGGGAGGGGCGCGTCAGTCGGGAGCGCCTCCCCAGGCGTGTCGGGAGGGTGGAGGGCGGGGCGGTAGTCGGCTGCCCCGCCGGGTGGGACGGAAGGGGCCCGCGGCGGCGGCAGGATTGACGCTCCCGGGGCGGGCCTGCATAATTCACGTGTGAACGAACTTCTCCCGCGGCCCGGCGGTCCGGAACCTGCAGGGCGGGAGGGTTTACAAGTTGTTGTGGCAGCGGGACTTGCATTACCCGCGCTTCACCTTCTCATGCGGGGGCAAGCAGATGCAGACGGAGACGCAGAACGCGGCGGCGGACGTCCAGACCGAGGCTCCGGCCGGCCCGATCATGCTGACGGCGACGGCCGCCACCGAGGTGCGCCGCTACATGGAGGAGCAGGGCGCCGCCGAGAGCGCCGGCCTGCGGGTGGGGGTGCTCCCGGGCGGGTGCTCGGGGTTCCAGTACGGCCTCAACATCGAGGACGAGGCGGCCGACGACGACATGGTGCTGGAGTCGCAGGGGATCCGGCTCTTCGTCGACCCCTTCAGCCTGCAGTACCTGCAGGGCACCGAGATCGACTACGTGTCGACCTTCCAGGGGAGCGGCTTCACCTTCAACAACCCGAACGCCACCGGCGGCTGCGGCTGCGGCAGCTCGTTCACGGCCTGACGGCCGGACGACGGCGACGGGTCGAGGCGAGGCCCGCGGGAGCGAATCCCGCGGGCCTCGCGCTTTTGGGGGGTGCCAGGTGCCAGGATGCCGGGGCGGCTGAAGCCGCGGGCAACAAAGGCAGAAAGCCTCGCAAACCGCGCGAGGCTTCACGAACCGCATCGGCTCGACGCGGTCCTGCCGGTTCCTTCAGCGGAGCAGCGTGACGGCGAGGGTGGCGGCCACGAAGCCCGCCGCGGTGACCAGGCCCAGGAGGCGGTCCAGCCGCTCGGCGCGCTCCTCGCCCAGGCGCCCGCACAGGCGGAACGCCGTCACAGAGACCAGGATGGAGAGGAACACCGACGCCATCCCCACCAGGTGCAGCTTGTCGGCCAAGGTGAACTGCGCGGTCTCGGGGAGCGCCTGCGACACCACCAGGTAGCTCGACACCACGCCGAAGATGCTGGCCACGCCGATCCCCAGCCGCGCCTCCACGTGCCGGCACGACAGCGCCGAGGCCAGCAGCCCCACCCCCACCGACAGGAACATCACCAGGAAGCTCTTGAGGAAGATGGCCGCCCCCTCGCGGCGGACCGGGATCGCCAGCACCAGCCGGGAGTACGGCGCGTCGGTGCCGGCCGGGACGGCGGGGTCGCCCAGCGAGGTGTAGTGGTGCGTCAGCACGCGCAGCTCGGGCCTGCCGATCTTCCACCCCGGGAGCGAGACCGCCGGGTCCAGCGCCGTGAACCGGCGGTCGGGCTCGTACACCAGCTCCGCGTCCGACAGGGCGCGGTCTTCCACCTCGAAGGTCAGCTCGTGCTCGTCCAGCGGATAGTCCGCCAGGTCGAAGTTGCGGTGGAAGCGGTACCGGCAGCGGTGCTGGACGTAGCGCACCGGGCCCCTCTGCGTCCGGATCAGCACCGAGCACGGCTCGCCCGCGCCGTTCATCACCTCGAAGTTGGTGGCGTCGCGCGGGCCGTCCCAGCGCACCCACAGGTAGAAGTCGCCCTCGTACGTGCCGCTCTTCAGGTCGAAGTCGCTGAGGTCCACCACGTACACCCCCATCCACACCCGCTGCGGCTGGGCCGCCACGGGCGCCGCCAGGCAGAGCGCCCCCAGCACGGCGAGCGCGCGGAGCAGGGCCGCCCGGAACGGGCGGTGGAGAGCATGGATGGGCATGGGCGGGGCGGGAGGAAGGGAGATGGGGCGGGTGAACCAGGCGCGGAACAGGTCATCAATGGTAGGCCTGCGCGAGCGGTTCGCAAGGTGAGCGAGGGACAGACGCGCGGTCGGGCGGTTTTTCCCAACGTCTCCGTTCCGCCTCGCGCACGAGTCCCCGCCCCGCGCGCAGTCGAAGCCTCGCGCGCTCCGAACCCGCGTCCGCTCCGATGCCCGTCCGGCGAGGCTTTCTGTAGTTGTTGCCGCGGCTTCAGCCGCCTTTTCCCTGCCTTCCACCCCACCGTAAACCTTGCTTTTCTACCTCGATTTCGCGATATTCTCGTTTCGAGAAAATTGCGACCGTTCCGCTGCCGTTCGCCGGGTCGTGATCTCTCGGCAGGCCGACACCCGACACGAGGTGGAGATTGATCCAGATCGCCGACGCCCTGCGGACCCCGCTCGAGTACGCCCGCCTCTCGCGAGACGAGCTGGCCGAGCGCATCCGCCGCCGCAAGGTCGAGCTGAACGCCGTGATCCTGGGGCACAACTACCAGCGCGTGGAGATCCAGGAGGTCAGCGACTACCTGGGCGACTCGCTGGGGCTCTCGCAGGAGGCCGCGAAGACCGGCGCGGACACGATCGTGTTCTGCGGCGTGCACTTCATGGCGGAGACGGCCAAGATCCTCTCGCCCGGTAAGACGGTGCTGATGCCGGATCTCCGCGCCGGCTGCCCGATGGCCGACTTCGTCACGGGCGACGCGCTCCGGCGGCTGAAGGCGCGCTACCCCGACGCGGCCGTGGTGGCGTACGTCAACTCCACGGCCGAGGTGAAGGCGGAGTCGGACATCTGCTGCACCTCGGCCAACGCGGTGCAGGTGGTGCAGTCCATCCCGCGCGAGCGCACCATCCTCTTCGTCCCCGACCGCAACCTGGCCAGGTACACGGCCGAGAAGAGCGGCCGCCCGTACGTGGTGGCTGGGCGCGAGGGCGTGGGCGAGGTGGAGCCGGGCTCGATCGTGGCCTGGGACGGCTACTGCTACGTGCACGACGACCTGGTGCTGGACGAGCTGGCCGAGGCGAAGCGCCGCCACCCGCGCGCGCTGGTGGTGATCCACCCCGAGGCGCGCGCCGAGCTGCTGGCCCAGGCCGACTTCGTGACGTCGACCAGCAAGATGGTCGACATTGCCGAGCAGCACGACGAGCTGATCATCGGCACCGAGCGCGGGCTGATCGACCGGCTGCAGGCGCGCTTCCCCGAGAAGACGCTGGTGCCGCTCTCGGGCGCGGCCATCTGCGGCAACATGAAGGTGAACACGCTGGCCAAGCTGGCCTGGTGCCTGGACCACGAGCAGCACGAGATCGTCCTGGACGAGGACGTGCGCGAGCGCGCCGAGCTGGCGCTGCGCCGCATGCTGGACCTCTCCGGCGGCTGGCGCGCCCCTTCCGCCGAGGAGAAGGCGCTGGAGGAGGCGGGCCTGCGCAAGAGCGGCTGCGGCTGCGCGTAGGAGCCGCTGGCGGATAGAATCGAGGGAGATGCTTCCCACGCCCTCGATTTCTTTTTCTCAGCCGACGACAAACCCGGATCTCACACAGAGAAACAGAGACACAGAGAACACCCTCCCCAGCTTATTTTTCTCTGTTCCTCTGTGTCTCTGGGTGAATCCAATCTGTTCAGACCAAAGACGCGCCGCCGCCCGGGATCTCCCCGGGCGGCGGCTCGCTTTCGTGCTTCAGCCGATGACGATCAGGCGGCGCCGGTCAGGATGCACTCCATCACGCGCCAGCCGGTGCCGGTGAGGCGCAGGCTGCAGCGGAAGAACTCGGCGCCGCGGGCGTTGATGTGGAAGCCGGCCTGGATCTCGGCCGTGCGCCCGGTGATCACGGGGTCGCCCAAGAAGAACCACTGCGCGGGCCCGCCGGTGGGGTTGTAGACGTCGCCCGAGGTGCCGATGGTGCAGCTGGAGAGCGGCACCACCGGCGGCACGCTGCCGGCGAACCGGTTCAGCAGGTCGGGGCTGGGGTCGTTGTTGGCGTCGGGCCAGCCGGTGGAGACGCAGTAGGCGTCGAAGGTGGTGATCCCCTCGTTGTCGATCAGCCAGCGCAGCGTGGCCTCCTGCACGTCGATCGGGCTGGTGACGATCTCGCGCTCGGCGTCCTCGCTGAGGAGCGCGCCGTCGGGCGTGGTGAGGGCGGCCGACTCGCACGCCCAGGCGGAGGCGATCAGCAGCGCGGCCACGGCGCGGGCGCCGCCGCGCAGGGTCTGGCGGAAGTTCCGGGTCATCTTCTTCTCTCGAGTGGGTGAAACGTGGATGGAACGGAGCCGGTCCGGCCCTCGCGGGCTGCGGAGCGGCGCTGGACGTACGCGCCTCGCCGCCCCCCGGATCCGCCGGACCGCACCGCCCGCTCCCAGGCACACGGCGGGCCGCTTGTGAAAGAAAGTGCATGTTTCCACGCAAGTCGCGGCGGCGGCGGGCGATGGCCGCGCGGGGCGGGCGAATCCCGGCCGTCCGGAAGAGTCCGGAGCGGGGCGCGACTGGGACGGTCGTGGGGCGGAGGGTCCACAGCCCCGGGCCGCCAATCCGCCGTGCAGGCGCGCGGTTTCCGGGCGCCACCGGGCAGGTCAGGGCGGGAGCTTCCTCCCCCGCAGCGGACCGCTGTTCATGATGCCCAGCACCCAGGTGCCCTCGACCCGATCTCCCTGCACCGAGAGCCGTAGCTCCAGCCTCTCGCCGCCGAGCTGGGCCGCGGTCCAGATGCGGCCGCCCCCGATCACCAGCTGGCTCGCCTCCGCCTCGGGGGCGGCGCTTGAGCGGAGCCGTGCGCGCCAGGCGCCGGGCGAGCCGGCGACCTCGAGCGTGAGCGCCACCTCCTTCCGCTCGCCGCCCACGCGCATCGGCACCGGCTCCAGCTCGTAGCGGCCGGCCGGCGCGAACCCCGGCGGGAGCCGCGCCGCCTCCAGCCTGGCGACCATGTCCTGGGGCGTGAAGCTGCGGGGCTCGAGCGCCAGGGCCTTGCGGAAGTGCGCCAGCGCCAGCGCGGTGTCGCCGGCGGCCAGGTACCCCCACGCCAGCTCGCTCTCGGCCGAGGACGACTCGGGGTAGAGGTCCACCATGATCCGCCGCAGCTCGATGGAGCCCGGCCGGTCCTTCGCCCAGAGCCGCCAGGCGTAGCTCCGCAGCACGACCTCCGCGACCGGGAAGGCGCCCGGGGCCTCGGCGCGGAGGCGGCGCAGCAGGCGCGCCGCCTCGCCGCCCCGGCCCGCGGCCACCAGGCTGTCCAGGCGGTAGACCTGCGGATGGAGGGCCGACTGCACGGCCGCGACCGAGTCCCGCATCCGCTGCAGCTCTTCGCGCGCCATCCAGCGCCCCCGCGCCATCACCCCCCGCAGCCGCCCCACGTTGCGGACGTCGTCGAGCGGGCTGGCCTCCAGCAGCAGGAGGTCGGCGCGGCTCCCCGGCGCCACCGTGCCGAACGGCTCCGCGCCCTCCACGCTCCTGGCGACGAACTCGCCGGCGTTGCGGGTGGCGGCCGCGAGCGCCTGGTACGAGGTGAGCCCGGCCGCCACCAGCTCGTCCAGCTCGCGGTGCGCCGACTCGCCCGCGAAGCCGAAGATCTCGGTGTCGGTGCCCAGGAGCAGTTGCGCGCCCGCGTCCTGGAGCGCCCGCGTCAGCTTCTGGAAGCGCGCGCGCCGCGCGGTGAGGAAGGCGGCGAAGTCGGCCGGGTTCGGCCGCACGCTGCGGTTGCTGGCGGGGAGCTTCTCGCCCAGCGCGGCCGCCGACGCGTAGCGCATCTCCGGGTCCGCGAGCACGCCCGGCAGGTCCGCGATGGCGCGCAGGTAGTCGGCGTAGGCGAAGAGGTTGGGCGTCACGCTCACGCCCGCGCGGGCGACCGCGGCGGCGAGCCCGGGGATCCGCGCGTCGTCCACGTCGCCGGCCTGGAAGAACTCCTCCACGTGCGCGATGTTGGCCTGCCCGCTCCCCAGCACCGCCTCCACCCCCGCCAGGATCGGGACGTGGCCCACCACGGCGATGCGCTCCGCCCTCGCCTGGTCGGCGACCGCCCGGTACACGTCGGGGTCGAGAAAGCTGTACACCTTCACGAAGTCGTATCCCGCGCGCTTCTGGTCGCGCACGGCGGCGCGCGCGGCCTCGGGGCTCGCGACGGCCACGAACAGCGGGTTGCCGGCGGGATAGCCGTTCAGGGTGGGGCCCGCGGTGTACACGGTGGGCCCCCGCCGCGCGCCGCTCCGCACCTCGCGGCGCCACCCGAGCACCGCCGGCGAGCCGTGCAGGTTGGCGACGGTGGTGACGCCGTGGGCCAGGTACGAGACGAAGCCCTCGGTGTCGTACAGGTGCACGTGCAGGTCGGCGAGCCCCGGCATCAGGTACCGTCCCCGCCCGTCCACCCGCGCGGCCCCGGCCGGAACGGCGACGCGCGCCGCGGGGCCGACGGCGGCGATGGTCCCGCCCCGCACCAGCACGGTCTGCCCGCGCAGGACGCGCTCGCGGTCCATCGGCAGCACGTCGACGTCCACGAAGGCGACCACGCCCTCCGAATCGGGGTGCGCGGGCTGCGCGAGGGCCCGCGCGGGGGCGGCGGGCGCGGCGCCGGCCAGGGCCGCGGCGAGCACGAGCGCCGGGAGTCTCAGAATCATACCGCGTCTCCGAGCATTGTTCTGGTTCCGGACAGAAACAGACGGGCATCACACAGAGGACACGGAGGACACGGAGAGAACTTCGGTCTTCTTCTGCTGTTCCTCTGTGTCCTCTGTGTCCTCTGTGTGAGACCTTTCAGGGTGTCTTCCGCGCGCGGATCTCAGGGTCTGGCGAGCCGGATGCGGCCGCCGAAGGACTGGACGTCGAGCCGGGCGGCACCGCGGCCCAGAACGAAGGAGACGATGCCGCGGCGGTGCGGCCCCCGCGGCACGTACGGGAACTCGCACTCGAAGTCTCCCTGCACGGCCGCCACACTGACCTCGGCGTCCACCGCGCCCGTGGGGAAGACCGAGATCGGGCCGCTGTGCGTGGTCAGCTCGTAGGTGCCGCCCGGCCGCAGGGGCCCCCGGAACTCGATGGCGCCCGCCACGCTCTGCGCCCGCACGGCGCCGGCGTCCACCCCCTCCAGGACGATGTTGTTGCTGGAGCTCTCCACGTCGACCTCGCCCTGCACGTCGCGCAGGCGGATGGCGGCGTCCAGCGAGCGCGCGGTGACGCGGCCGCGCACGCCGACGACTTCGATCTCGCCCAGGATCGACTCCACGCGCACCGGGCCGCGCCCGCCGTCGATCCGGATCCGCCCCGTGTTGTTGGCGGCCGACACCGGGCCCTCGGCGCCCGCCACGTCGATGTCGGCGTCCCTGCCGCCGAGCGAGAGCCGCATGGCGCGAGGGACCGTGATCCGGTAGTCGACGGCCGCGACGCGGCGCGACTGGTGCCGGACGCGCACCAGCGAGTCCGACGCCTGCACCCGCACCGCCACGCCCGGCCCGTGCTCCGCCACCACGCGCACCGCGGCCCGGTCCCAGGTCCGCACCGTGATGCTCCCCGCCGGCACGTCCAGCTCCAGCCGGGCGTTCAGGCGGGCCGCCACCGTGGTGTCGGTGCCGCCCTGCAAGAGGGCCAGTCCCACGCAGAGCGCCGCGCAGAGGGTGAGCATGGTCGGAAGCGGGTCCCGTGGGGGGTCAGCTCTCGCGGCGCACCGCGCCGGCGGCTTGGCGCAGCGCGGTGAGCTTGTGCAGCCTCAGCTCGGCCAGGTAGGGCCCCAGCGAGGCGTTAGCCGGGTCGGAGCGCAGCGCCGCTTCGGCTTGGCGGATCGCCGCGTCGACCGTCGCCAGGCTTCGCTCGATCGTCCGCAGCGTCTCGGGCCGCAGCGTGCCGCGGCCCTCCGCCACCACCCGTTCCAGGCGCGCCACCGAGGCGCGGTACTCCGCGGTGGGCTCCCACGCCGCCGGGGCCGCTTGCGCCCTCGCCGCGGCGCCGTCCCGCGCCGCCGGCCGGGCCAGCCAGGCGTGCAGCGCGAAGCCCAGGGCGAGGCTCGCCGCCAGCGAGGCCGCCCAGGCCGCGCGCCGGAGGCTCCCGCGCCACCGAAGCCCCCGGCGGCGCCCGCCGAGGGCGGCGCCGACTTCGGGGGCCAGGCGGCTCCAGATCTCGTCCGCGGGCGGCTCCGTCCCGTCCCGGTACCGGGCGGCGGCGGCGCGCAGGAACTCCACGAAGCGGTCGTCGCGGCTCATCCTTCCCATTCTCCCGCGAAGTCGGCGAGCGCCGTCCTGAGCGCCGCGCGGGCGTCGGACAGCCGGCGCTTGGAGGTGCCCACCGGGATGCCGAGCAGCTCGCCGATCTCGGCGTGCGTGTAGCCTTCCACGTCGTAGAGCACGAACACCATCCGGTTGGGGGCTGCGAGCGCGTCGACGGCCGCCTCCAGGCGGCGCCTGAGGTCCCAGCGGGGCCCCTCGGGCTCCACCGCCACCCCGGCGGCCGCCTCGAGCGACGTCTCGCGGGTGCGGAACCGGCGGGTGCTGCGCTGCCGGTCGACCACCGCCGACACGGCGATCCGGCGCAGCCAGGTGGAGAACGCCGCCCCGCCGCGGAAGCCCGCGAGCCGCCGGAACGCCCGCGCGAAGGTCTCCTGCGTGCAGTCGTCCGCGGCGTCTTCGGGGCCCAGCAGCCGGCTCACCAGGCGGTGCACGTGGCCCACGTGCCGGTCGTACAGCTCCCGCGCCGCCCCCACGTCGCCCTGGATGGCGCGCTCGATCAGCGCCCGCTCGTCTGACATCGGGGTCTGCGCCCGGGGGGCCGGCACGGGGGCTTTCGCCGTGGGTGCGGTCGGGTTCACACCTGGTATAGACGGAGCGATGCGCGAACGGGTTCGGTGGAGCGCCCGCGCGGGGAGGGCGGACGGGGGACGCCGCAACTCGCGCGCGCCGCCGCGAAAGACGCGCCGGTGGCTTGCCCGCGCCCCGCCGGAGTGCGATTTTGCCCATCGCGATCCACCCCCAAAGCGAAGGTCGGAAATGGCCGCAGAGCTCCTTCCCGTCGGCGCGGAGGCGCCCGTCTTCCAGGCAGAGACCACGGACGGCGGGCGCGTGTCGCTGGCGGAATTCCGCGGGAAGCAGCCGGTGCTGCTGATGTTCTATCCCGAAGACGACACCCCCGGCTGCACCCGGCAGATGTGCGCCGCGCGCGACGAGGGCGCCGACTACGCCGCCGCCGGCGTGGCGCGCTTCGGCGTGAACCCGGGGAGCCTGGACAGCCACCGGGCGTTCGTGGACAGGTACTCGCTCGACTTCCCGCTGATCGTGGACCAGGACGCCGAGATCGCCCAGGCGTACGGCGTGCTCCGGGAAGAAGGCGGCGTGGGGCGCGCCACCTACCTGGTCGACCGCGACGGCCGCATCGCCTACGCCGCCCAGGGCGCGCACGGCGCCGCCGAGGTGCTGGGGGCGCTCCGTGGCTGAGGCGGCCGTGGGGAAGGGCGAGGCGATCGTCCGCGGCTTCACCGGCGGCGTCTTCGCCGAGAACTGCTACCTGGTGGCGTGCGCGCGCAGCAGCCTCGGCATCCTGGTGGACCCCGGCGCCGCCGCCCCCCAGGCCCTGGCCGAGGCGCGCCGGCTGGGGGTGACGGTCGAGCAGATCGTGCTCACCCACGCGCACCTGGACCACGTGGAGGGGCTGGCGCACGCCAAGGAAGAGACCGGCGCGCCGATCTACCTGCACCCGGCCGACCAGGAGCTGTACCGCGCGGCGCCCATGCAGGCGCAGTGGTTCGGGCTCACGCTCGAGCCGCTGCCGCCGGTGGACCGGCCGCTCGCCGAGGGCGACGTGGTGCGCTTCGGCGAGTGCGAGCTGGCGGTGCGCTTCGCGCCGGGGCACGCGCCGGGGCACGTGGTGCTGGTGGGCGACGGGGTGGCGCTGGTGGGCGACGTGATCTTCGCCGGCTCCATCGGCCGCACCGACCTCCCCGGCGGCGACTTCCCCACGCTGATGAAGTCGATCCGCGAGCAGGTGATGACGCTCCCCGACGCCACCACCCTCTACACCGGCCACGGCCCCGAGACCACCGTGGGCCACGAGCGCGTCAGCAACCCCTTCCTGGTCCCCAACTTCGGCGGCAGCCAGTTCGCCTGAGGGTATTGGCGGACATCGAAACGACAACCACGGCTTTGGGCGTGTCCCCCTGAAGGGGGCCGGGCTGCGCGCGCGGTAGGGCACGATACGACTGTGCC
Coding sequences within it:
- the erpA gene encoding iron-sulfur cluster insertion protein ErpA; the protein is MQTETQNAAADVQTEAPAGPIMLTATAATEVRRYMEEQGAAESAGLRVGVLPGGCSGFQYGLNIEDEAADDDMVLESQGIRLFVDPFSLQYLQGTEIDYVSTFQGSGFTFNNPNATGGCGCGSSFTA
- a CDS encoding DUF3108 domain-containing protein, with amino-acid sequence MTRSLESAAEAVQPAGLAFALAAAALLAAGGARAQEGGRELPFGPGEQCVYRGSTRLGRIGTGTMAVEGGEAVNGRRTYLLRFDFSGRFGPARVEDRTRSWFDPAELASYRYTKSERSPLASRSQDVRMDPGARRWQAAGGQGGAMPTAAPLDELSFIYFIRTLRLAAGDAYTLDRHYEAGRNPVVVRVVGRGQTRVPAGTFQTVEVEMRVKDPAHYRGDGVVRLHFTDDGRRVPVRIESSMPVGGRMVLSLESGSNGCDAARLARAD
- a CDS encoding peroxiredoxin, producing the protein MAAELLPVGAEAPVFQAETTDGGRVSLAEFRGKQPVLLMFYPEDDTPGCTRQMCAARDEGADYAAAGVARFGVNPGSLDSHRAFVDRYSLDFPLIVDQDAEIAQAYGVLREEGGVGRATYLVDRDGRIAYAAQGAHGAAEVLGALRG
- a CDS encoding MBL fold metallo-hydrolase, translated to MAEAAVGKGEAIVRGFTGGVFAENCYLVACARSSLGILVDPGAAAPQALAEARRLGVTVEQIVLTHAHLDHVEGLAHAKEETGAPIYLHPADQELYRAAPMQAQWFGLTLEPLPPVDRPLAEGDVVRFGECELAVRFAPGHAPGHVVLVGDGVALVGDVIFAGSIGRTDLPGGDFPTLMKSIREQVMTLPDATTLYTGHGPETTVGHERVSNPFLVPNFGGSQFA
- a CDS encoding RNA polymerase sigma factor translates to MSDERALIERAIQGDVGAARELYDRHVGHVHRLVSRLLGPEDAADDCTQETFARAFRRLAGFRGGAAFSTWLRRIAVSAVVDRQRSTRRFRTRETSLEAAAGVAVEPEGPRWDLRRRLEAAVDALAAPNRMVFVLYDVEGYTHAEIGELLGIPVGTSKRRLSDARAALRTALADFAGEWEG
- a CDS encoding amidohydrolase family protein, encoding MILRLPALVLAAALAGAAPAAPARALAQPAHPDSEGVVAFVDVDVLPMDRERVLRGQTVLVRGGTIAAVGPAARVAVPAGAARVDGRGRYLMPGLADLHVHLYDTEGFVSYLAHGVTTVANLHGSPAVLGWRREVRSGARRGPTVYTAGPTLNGYPAGNPLFVAVASPEAARAAVRDQKRAGYDFVKVYSFLDPDVYRAVADQARAERIAVVGHVPILAGVEAVLGSGQANIAHVEEFFQAGDVDDARIPGLAAAVARAGVSVTPNLFAYADYLRAIADLPGVLADPEMRYASAAALGEKLPASNRSVRPNPADFAAFLTARRARFQKLTRALQDAGAQLLLGTDTEIFGFAGESAHRELDELVAAGLTSYQALAAATRNAGEFVARSVEGAEPFGTVAPGSRADLLLLEASPLDDVRNVGRLRGVMARGRWMAREELQRMRDSVAAVQSALHPQVYRLDSLVAAGRGGEAARLLRRLRAEAPGAFPVAEVVLRSYAWRLWAKDRPGSIELRRIMVDLYPESSSAESELAWGYLAAGDTALALAHFRKALALEPRSFTPQDMVARLEAARLPPGFAPAGRYELEPVPMRVGGERKEVALTLEVAGSPGAWRARLRSSAAPEAEASQLVIGGGRIWTAAQLGGERLELRLSVQGDRVEGTWVLGIMNSGPLRGRKLPP
- the nadA gene encoding quinolinate synthase NadA, producing the protein MIQIADALRTPLEYARLSRDELAERIRRRKVELNAVILGHNYQRVEIQEVSDYLGDSLGLSQEAAKTGADTIVFCGVHFMAETAKILSPGKTVLMPDLRAGCPMADFVTGDALRRLKARYPDAAVVAYVNSTAEVKAESDICCTSANAVQVVQSIPRERTILFVPDRNLARYTAEKSGRPYVVAGREGVGEVEPGSIVAWDGYCYVHDDLVLDELAEAKRRHPRALVVIHPEARAELLAQADFVTSTSKMVDIAEQHDELIIGTERGLIDRLQARFPEKTLVPLSGAAICGNMKVNTLAKLAWCLDHEQHEIVLDEDVRERAELALRRMLDLSGGWRAPSAEEKALEEAGLRKSGCGCA